DNA from Kitasatospora acidiphila:
TGCCTATGCGAGCATCGTCCAGGCTCAGCAAGCGTACACGACGGCACAGATCCAGGATGTCCTCCAACACCGATCTGACCATCACGAGCTTGCAGCCGCGATAAGCAACGCAGCCCGCCCTGGAGGAGCCGTGGAAGGCATCATCAACAGCGCTCGGGCAAATGAGATCATGACCAACCAACAGGTGCACGATGCTGCCTTCAATGCCAAGGTTGATCAACATGCCCAATGGGCAACCAAGATCTGGGGATTAACCGGCGGCAAGGCGGTCGACAAGATTCCTGTCGCCGGCGGCTACGCCAACGATCAGGTAGGAAAAATCATCCAGAACGTTGCCAACAGTTACAAAATCGACACCTCAGGCCAGTCGACTGACCAGGCGATCGCATCGATGCTGGGCGGGTCAACCGGTTCCTCCGCCTCCCAGGCCGTGTATGCGGCGGCCACCGGCATGAATTTGAGCCCAACGGACCTCGCCGACTTGTCCAACTCTGCTGTGGCCGGCGCGCAAGACGGATTCAGTCGCGGATCTCTGATCTTCGACGGAGGCGTCAATGCCGGCGCGAGCACAGGAGTCAAAGGCTGACGTGATGCCACGTATCCAACCAAGTGGACCAAATCGTGGTGTCAATCATATTCGGCACCACTGGGCGATCTGGACGAGCCTCGCTGGTGTCATCGCTGCAACGGTCGTCGTCGGCGCGTGGTGGAGGCCCTGGCGGGCGGTCGAGTTGCCACAGAGCGCCTGTTGGAGCGTACTGTCCAAGCCCGACTACCAAACGCTGGCCGGGGATGATGGTAAAGCTACGGAGGACTCTATCGGCTCGATCGACGGCCCGCTTCAGCCGGGCAGTTCGCAATGCTATCTGGGTTGGAGCGCCAAACGGCGTGATCCCATCCTCACTGTGCTGATCACAAGTACAGCAATCAATAGCGGAAGATCGACTATATCAATTCTCAGCGGCGGCGAGGCCCGATCAATCAGCTTCGGCCCGGATACCGCTGGCCTGTTCGGCGATGGCCGGCAGTCAGCGGTCGATCTGGTTCTGCGGTGCGATCACCAACAGGCGGGCGCGAGTGGGAGCTCAAGCTCGCCCTACGTGGAAATCAGCGTGACCGGCGCGTCAGACGTCCCAGTGGCGCCACGCTCACAAGTACGGCAAACCTACGCAAATATCGCGCTCAAGCTCGCCAAGGCCATAGTGCGCCGGTTGCCGTGCACCAATAACGTCCAACTTGCGGACCAGGCCCCGGTGCTTCCGCCTCCAATTGGTTCTTGACTCATCGGGCTGATCCGCTTCGGTGACGCGGCACCTGTCGGCTGCCCCTGCTGGACGCAGAGGCGAGCGCCAGCTGCGACGACCTGCGCCGATGGCACAGTGCCCTGTCAGCCGGGTTGCTCGACAGGGCACTGGCGCCGAGCTCAGCTCTACGGGTCGCGGTACGGGTTGGCGCACGGCGGGGGTGGGGCCAGGTAGGGCTCGGTGCCCTCTCGGCGCGGTTTCAGGGGCGGGTGCCCGTCAGTCGGTGGCCGCCGATGGGGGCTCGATGTCGTCGGCCACCGGTGCGGGCATGCGCATACCGCGGGACTCCGCGATCCGCAGCACGTTACTCAGGCATTCAGCGAGCCGGACGGCAGCGAACCGCACCTCGCTGGGCGGCGAGGCGACGTCCTCCAGCACGCTGTGAGCATGGCCGAGCACCTCGGTGGCCGTTTCCAACTGCTCGGCCTCCACGTCGTCGGCCAGGCGCGAGATCATGCCACCCCCGGCGCCCGACACGAGGTAGCAGGGATTGCCCTCCGGGGTCGGCCACGGCAGCAGGCGAGGCTCGACGGAAACGAGGTCGGCTGCACGGCACATCAGACAGCCACCTTCCCCGCATCGATCAGCTGTCGGTCGCGATCGATCCCGAAGTCCGCCGCGAGCACCAAGGCGAGCTGCCGCCGCACCTGCCGCAGGCGCTCGTAGGTCAGGCGACGCCATCCGGCAGTGCTGTGGAGGGGACGGATAAGGTCGTCCATGTCGACGCTCCTTGTCAGCGTTGGCCATGCCCCGGGAGGTCTGAGCCACCTCGCCGGGGTACTTGTGATTCACATTACATCCGAGACCAGCCCTCTGTATACAAGTACAGAGGGAGCCACTCGTCCGTGTAGATCGAGGCCCCTCTACGTTGGACGTATGAGCGATACAGACCCGAAGGCGACACTGGATCCCATGAGCGCCACACCGCTCTACGTCCAGTTGGCCGACATGGTCGCCAGGAAGATCAAGTCCGGCGAGCTGGCGCCAGACAGGCCGATCCCCTCGGAGAACCACCTCGCCGACGAGTACGGCGTGGCTCGACTCACCGCTCGGCGCGCCGCGCAGGAACTTCGTGAACGCGGGCTGATCGTCACCGTGCGCGGCAAGGGATCCTTCGTTGTCAAGCAGCCGCCCGCCGAGTCACTTGGCATCCAGCCCACTACTTGATGGTGCTGGGTTTAGAGCCGCCCGGCACCATCCCCGTGAAACTGGGGTTGAAGGAGTAACCGGGCAGGGGATTCGGGCACTACCCAATCACGTCAAGATGCTCGCCGGAGTTGAACGGTGAGCATCCATGACGAAGGACGCACAGAGTCCAAATCCAGAGAGTGCGGAGTGGGCACGGGGAGCCCCGGGAACAACTTCACGGCGCAGTAGCTGTGCAGTTGCCATCGCGGGGGCGAAGCCAGCCGATACAGGCGGCTGCCTATCGAACTACCAAACCCGTTGGGCATGCGGGAAATCAGTTCAACCTACTCAAGTCATCACCCGTAACTCAGCCTTCCAGCCAGGCACCGTGGACGGTCAACTGGCACGTTGTGATGCAAGAACGCCCTGCCAGGCTTTGCTGCCTGGCAGGGCGTTCTTGCTGGGCTCAGCTCTGCGGATCGCGATACGGATTGGCGGCCGGCGGGGGCGGGGTCTGGTACGGCGACGGGCTCTGCGCCGGGGGCGGCGGGGTGCCGGGGTTGTAACCGGGCGGCGGAGGCGGGGCGCCCTGGCCATACGGCGACGGCTGCGTGGGCATCGGGTACGCCGGGGGTGCAGAGGAGTCCGGCGGGGCGGCGGAGCGCTTGCGGCGGGCCACGAAGAAGATGACTCCGCCGACAACCAGGACGGCGACTACTGCGCCACCAATGATCAGCGGGAGGTTGGAGGAACCCGAGGAGGACGAGGTGGCAGCGGACTTGGTCGAGGAGCCGGCTGGGGTCGGGGAGTTGCCGGCCGGCGCGACGCCGCTGGCCGGAGCACTGGGCTGAGCGGACGCGGAGGCCGAGGGCGACCCGGTGGGGCGGTGCCGGGCAGCCAAGCGGTGGGCGGCGGGGTGACGCTGACGCCAGCCTGGACTAGAGGGTTAATGCCGGCCGGGCCCGGGTCGCCCGTGTACTTGATGGCCTTGCTGATACTGGCGCTACCGAAGCCGACGTTGTCGCTGTGCGTCGATCCGTCGCTGGGCTTGTTGGCTGTGTTGATCAGGACTCGGAGGACCTGGTTGCCGGTCCAGTCGGGGTGCTGTGAGAAGAGGATGGCAGCGTCTGCGGAAACCATGGCAGCGGAGTCGGACGTACCGTGGCTCTGGCAGTAACCAGACGACTCGAGGCACGCGTTGACCGTATCAACGCCCGGAGCAGACAGCGCAACGTACTTGCCGTGCTCAGACTCACTGGTGCTCGCCCCGTTGTGGTCCACTGCGGCAACGGCCGCGACGCCTGCCGAGTTACCGGGGTACATGACGGGATTTCCCTCTTGCCCGCTGTTGCCCGCACTCGCGATAACTAGCCGACCATGGCTTATCGCATAGTCGACTGCAGTCTGCAGATCAGCAGCATCCGCAGGAGAGATGTCATCGCTGCGAACACCGACAGACAGATTGATCACCTTGGCGCCTTGGTCCACGGCATAGGTGATGGCCTGATCCACCTGCTTCAGGAACTGCGGAGAAGAGATGTTTGTGCTGGGGTCCTCCGTGTCGTTGACCTTGATCGGAAGAATCTTGACCCCCGGCGCGAGCCCCATCACGCCCTTGCCATTGAATCCCTTACCGGAGCCAGCGATGACGCTGGCAATCCCCGTTCCGTGGCCAAGTGGGTCGACGTTCGGACCACCAGGCAGCCCGCTGAAGTCCTTCCCCGGAAGTACCTGACCAACTAGGTCTGGATGATCCGACTTCACGCCGCT
Protein-coding regions in this window:
- a CDS encoding GntR family transcriptional regulator codes for the protein MSATPLYVQLADMVARKIKSGELAPDRPIPSENHLADEYGVARLTARRAAQELRERGLIVTVRGKGSFVVKQPPAESLGIQPTT
- a CDS encoding S8 family serine peptidase; amino-acid sequence: MALSLSVTGAFAPAAQALDNPRQGEWYLDVLHLSDVWQTANGSGVTVAVIDSGVKSDHPDLVGQVLPGKDFSGLPGGPNVDPLGHGTGIASVIAGSGKGFNGKGVMGLAPGVKILPIKVNDTEDPSTNISSPQFLKQVDQAITYAVDQGAKVINLSVGVRSDDISPADAADLQTAVDYAISHGRLVIASAGNSGQEGNPVMYPGNSAGVAAVAAVDHNGASTSESEHGKYVALSAPGVDTVNACLESSGYCQSHGTSDSAAMVSADAAILFSQHPDWTGNQVLRVLINTANKPSDGSTHSDNVGFGSASISKAIKYTGDPGPAGINPLVQAGVSVTPPPTAWLPGTAPPGRPRPPRPLSPVLRPAASRRPATPRPQPAPRPSPLPPRPPRVPPTSR